In Candidatus Limnocylindria bacterium, the following proteins share a genomic window:
- a CDS encoding cysteine desulfurase family protein: MKRVYLDHAATTPVDPEVADAMARVLHETHGNPSSIYAEGRAARALVDNAREEVAASLGAEPSEIVFTSGGTEADNLALRGVMQARRGLGDHMVTTAIEHHAVLDTARDLESHGRARVTVVGVDRDGRVDPAAIAAAIESKTTLVSVMHANNEIGTIQPIAEIGALCRDRGVKLHTDAVQTVGALDFDVRRIPVDLVSVNAHKFYGPKGVGALYVRRGTRLATIQTGGGQEKGRRTGTENVAGIVGLGIALRVAAQRRLTESARQARLRDRIIDGVLARVPDAVLTGHRTERLPNNASFCFTGTQGESLIVALDLAGFAASSGSACTSGDTEPSHVLLALGLERHVAQGSLRLTVGRATTEADVDALVAALPPIVARLREASAVSV, from the coding sequence GTGAAGCGCGTCTATCTCGATCACGCAGCGACCACACCCGTCGATCCCGAGGTCGCCGACGCCATGGCGCGCGTGCTGCACGAGACGCACGGCAATCCTTCGAGCATCTACGCCGAGGGCCGGGCCGCGCGCGCACTCGTCGACAACGCGCGCGAGGAGGTCGCCGCCTCGTTGGGCGCGGAGCCCAGCGAGATCGTCTTCACCAGCGGCGGCACAGAGGCAGACAACCTGGCGCTGCGCGGAGTGATGCAGGCGCGCCGCGGTCTCGGCGACCACATGGTGACCACCGCGATCGAGCACCACGCCGTCCTCGACACGGCGCGAGACCTCGAGTCGCATGGTCGAGCGCGCGTCACAGTTGTCGGCGTGGATCGCGACGGCCGCGTCGATCCCGCCGCCATCGCGGCGGCGATCGAGTCGAAGACGACGCTTGTGTCGGTCATGCATGCGAACAACGAGATCGGCACGATCCAGCCGATCGCCGAGATCGGCGCGCTGTGCCGCGACCGCGGCGTCAAACTTCACACGGACGCGGTGCAGACCGTCGGCGCGCTCGACTTCGACGTGCGTCGGATCCCCGTCGATCTCGTCTCCGTCAACGCGCACAAGTTCTACGGACCGAAGGGTGTCGGCGCCCTCTATGTGCGTCGCGGCACGCGGCTCGCGACGATCCAGACCGGCGGCGGGCAGGAGAAGGGTCGACGCACGGGGACCGAGAACGTCGCGGGCATCGTCGGCCTCGGCATCGCTCTCCGCGTCGCGGCCCAGCGGCGCTTGACCGAATCGGCGCGCCAGGCGCGGCTGCGCGACCGGATCATCGACGGCGTGCTCGCGCGCGTGCCGGACGCGGTCCTGACCGGACACCGCACCGAGCGGCTGCCGAATAACGCCTCCTTCTGTTTTACGGGCACGCAGGGCGAGTCACTCATCGTCGCGCTCGATCTCGCGGGGTTCGCCGCGTCGAGCGGCTCGGCGTGCACGTCCGGCGATACCGAGCCGTCGCACGTCCTGCTTGCGCTCGGCCTGGAGCGGCACGTCGCGCAGGGCTCGCTACGACTGACGGTCGGCCGGGCGACCACCGAGGCGGACGTCGACGCGCTGGTGGCGGCGCTGCCGCCGATCGTTGCTCGTTTGCGCGAGGCGTCAGCGGTGTCGGTTTGA